The Xiphias gladius isolate SHS-SW01 ecotype Sanya breed wild chromosome 7, ASM1685928v1, whole genome shotgun sequence genome window below encodes:
- the c18h3orf33 gene encoding protein C3orf33 homolog isoform X1, with amino-acid sequence MPESSRQTETETEAGAGDWRRREQGNESCDNVVSVISQFADDNLTLVRNISTGLAIAGVLVIARSIKLITKFQAASEIPARFIERNVSLRGKVHSITEKGLEVEHVPIHLPVLSPLLSKHKGVSMPPLMVHLAGVELTPEGRVWLQKNLDPGQTVWLKLISRDDDILHCMVSQSRGSMWSYCMNEEVLKLGLARTAPIAGLLPDSSLYWRLHKRLHRAEVKAERKGRGLWKEDGLWERASGAVRDSALLRLMRWIFKRT; translated from the exons ATGCCGGAGTCTTCCaggcaaacagaaacagaaacagaggcagGGGCCGGGGACTGGCGACGGAGAGAACAAGGAAACGAGTCGTGTGACAACGTCGTGTCTGTAATATCACAGTTCGCCGATGATAACTTAACACTCGTGCGG AACATAAGCACAGGGCTTGCGATTGCTGGGGTTCTCGTAATAGCAAGGAGTATCAAGCTG ATCACCAAATTTCAAGCTGCGTCTGAGATCCCCGCTCGTTTCATTGAGAGGAACGTCAGCCTTCGCGGGAAAGTTCATTCGATCACAGAGAAGGGACTCGAAGTGGAGCACGTCCCGATTCATCTGCCAGTCCTCTCGCCATTGCTTTCAAAACACAAGG GTGTTTCCATGCCCCCATTAATGGTGCATCTTGCAGGAGTGGAGCTGACACCAGAGGGGAGAGTGTGGCTTCAGAAGAACCTGGATCCTGGCCAAACAGTGTGGCTAAAACTGATCAGCCGTGACGACGACATACTACACTGTATGGTATCTCAAAGCAGG GGGTCAATGTGGAGCTACTGTATGAACGAAGAGGTCCTCAAGCTCGGTCTGGCTCGCACTGCTCCCATTGCAGGACTCCTGCCTGACTCCAGCCTCTACTGGCGTCTTCACAAACGGCTGCACAGGGCAGAGGTCAAAGctgagaggaaggggaggggtcTGTGGAAGGAGGACGGCCTATGGGAGAGGGCCTCAGGGGCCGTCAGGGACAGTGCTTTATTGAGACTCATGAGGTGGATCTTTAAGAGGACTTGA
- the c18h3orf33 gene encoding protein C3orf33 homolog isoform X2: MNCNGPANISTGLAIAGVLVIARSIKLITKFQAASEIPARFIERNVSLRGKVHSITEKGLEVEHVPIHLPVLSPLLSKHKGVSMPPLMVHLAGVELTPEGRVWLQKNLDPGQTVWLKLISRDDDILHCMVSQSRQGSMWSYCMNEEVLKLGLARTAPIAGLLPDSSLYWRLHKRLHRAEVKAERKGRGLWKEDGLWERASGAVRDSALLRLMRWIFKRT; encoded by the exons ATGAACTGCAATGGACCGGCG AACATAAGCACAGGGCTTGCGATTGCTGGGGTTCTCGTAATAGCAAGGAGTATCAAGCTG ATCACCAAATTTCAAGCTGCGTCTGAGATCCCCGCTCGTTTCATTGAGAGGAACGTCAGCCTTCGCGGGAAAGTTCATTCGATCACAGAGAAGGGACTCGAAGTGGAGCACGTCCCGATTCATCTGCCAGTCCTCTCGCCATTGCTTTCAAAACACAAGG GTGTTTCCATGCCCCCATTAATGGTGCATCTTGCAGGAGTGGAGCTGACACCAGAGGGGAGAGTGTGGCTTCAGAAGAACCTGGATCCTGGCCAAACAGTGTGGCTAAAACTGATCAGCCGTGACGACGACATACTACACTGTATGGTATCTCAAAGCAGG cagGGGTCAATGTGGAGCTACTGTATGAACGAAGAGGTCCTCAAGCTCGGTCTGGCTCGCACTGCTCCCATTGCAGGACTCCTGCCTGACTCCAGCCTCTACTGGCGTCTTCACAAACGGCTGCACAGGGCAGAGGTCAAAGctgagaggaaggggaggggtcTGTGGAAGGAGGACGGCCTATGGGAGAGGGCCTCAGGGGCCGTCAGGGACAGTGCTTTATTGAGACTCATGAGGTGGATCTTTAAGAGGACTTGA
- the LOC120791605 gene encoding mediator of RNA polymerase II transcription subunit 13-like, with product MSSCFVPNGASLEDCHSNLFCLADLTGIKWRRFVWQGPTSSPILFPVTEEDPILCSFSRCLAADVLSVWRRHHTPGRRELWLFWWGDDPSFAELIHNELSSEEDGEWESGLSYECRTLLFKAIHNLLERCLMNRGFVRIGKWFVKPYQKEEKTINKSEHLSCAFTFFVHGDSNVCTSVEIAQHQPLQRLSEEHLSLAQQSSSPLQVILSPYGLNGTLTGQAFKMSDHPTQKLIEEWRQFYPISPTPKEVQEDKMEDTDWEDDSLAAVEVLVAGVRMVYPSCLVLLPLSDLPAVVLQGSANTSGSLCGAQQGQVAHRDPAMSSVTLTPPTSPEEAQTDNQPAQRWLKLSSASDGYSSNNTLHGGKIPRRLASQMVESVWQEYNINRTGNKRKFTTLTNGTCEEESDKTGLWDFVESTHRPHCNCSRHKNQKQRSSSTSGHPPSSGQPAQPAPKHKLGEKLEKGEKQQKRPQTPFHHRNFVSEEQSLEPQTQRLCLRSQEESSYPSLHHVDTATPKAPTLHTHGPSADLVGSPPPPPLSPHPCDHVEGDMTPGGMKNSSTPIHQPFYPPSVEPCLLPQKGSSEEPQLENMPLPLPFPPAYNETLEPTVFVGSAINPNEDSTHNPWKYFNLPRKKASNFLTPQLPVDKMRDDSGGGGGTESVVSVTELMSGSTQPLKVSQELVKAYTQRRNSHLASATGDREYSEEPDPYAFVEGDEEFSFTEKKDKPGAEREGNKKHKVDEGTGSSADDGQGPSGSKPSASTSLIHENDLAVSYSDLDKIFNSDEDELAPGAKRAGAGAEDKFVCKETKTATLDPLSCISSADLHQMFPTPPSLEQQGYSPMNSGSKDSLEAGAGLTLLDGSQLNSHFKMEVEEGFCSPKPSEIKDFSFVYKPETCQSFIGCSMYAPLKMLPSQCLLPIKLPEDGVYTRSWTLGKMELITPVTNVNLLTKDSNVPSVEPDYSQTYTPQTHTPFMSSSAPPSNGGTGILPSPATPRFSVPTPRTPRTPRTPRGPSSVQGSLKYDNSDLYSPASTPSTCRPLSSVEPATVPSIPEAHSLYVTLILSESVMNLYKDCNFDSCCVCVCNMNIRGADVGVYLKDNGEAQYPCTCGFSAVTNRRFGQSAGLFLEDELDVVGRGSDASRDTERCFEELRASTTHKAGSLKEKPPDELILLLQDQCTNPFAPMAGVEYPKPSSAPSSFLRVEERDCYNDCYMALEHGRQFMDNMSGGKVDETLVKSTCLHQWPKCKSADMSKLFSQDVLRVLLSLQPVLQDTIQKKRSVRSWGVQGPLTWQQFHKMAGRGSYGTDESPEPLPIPTFLVGYEYDFVVLSPFGLPYWEKLLLDPFGSQRDVGYVVICPENEVLLRGAKTFFKDLSAMYEACQLGQHRPICKSYQEGVLKVGTTEGRSMTEQPLSDWFLKMAARDGNNEAFNKLKLFAQVCRYDLAPYLSEQSLDSSLLSQRSPTVASSSQTSSSSSTSSGPQSTNTTSSSTSSAQPAQVNSTPPSSSSGSQTIGGMASAKPSSYSPFGTAGLQGSTSQNGPQSNPQGAGGLAENGPSANQPQGPTETPESTMERDKVGKPTDGESHAVSYPPAIVVYIVDPFSYEDADREVHSSTYTLGLLRCYMEMLQFLPARIRNAVSVQIVPCQYLLQPVHSGERHLYGQHLKSLAFSVFTQCRRPLPNSTNFKALTGFGPGLAIDMALKNPERPECLRLYTPPFILAPVKDKQTELGETFGEASQKYNVLFVGYCLSHDQRWLLASCTDQHGELLETCIISIDVPNRARRKKGSARRLGLQKLWEWCLGLVQVTSLPWRVVIGRLGRMGHGELRDWSILLSRRNLQSLSKRLKETCRMCGISAADTPSILSACLVAMEPQGSFVIMPDSVSTGSVFGRSTTLNMQTSQLSTPQDTSCTHILVFPTSAMVQVNTNTSEPIDINFNPINPDGSDGMGIFDLFDNDMVDQDLINILPNSPTTSPVHSPGSHYHQGGDGSKGQSTDRMESHEEALNILQQPMALGYFVSTAKAGPLPDWFWSACPQAQNQCPLFLKASLHLHVSSVQSDELLHSKHSHPLDSNHTSDVLRFVLEQYNALSWLTCDPATQDRRSCLPVHFVVLTQMYNFIMNML from the exons ATGAGTTCGTGCTTTGTACCTAACGGGGCCAGCTTGGAGGACTGCCACTCCAACCTCTTCTGCCTG GCTGATTTGACTGGAATAAAATGGAGGCGTTTTGTGTGGCAAGGACCCACCTCTTCGCCCATCCTTTTCCCTGTGACTGAGGAGGACCCTATCTTGTGTAGTTTCAGCCGATGCCTGGCGGCAGATGTGCTTAGTGTGTGGAGAAGGCACCACACCCCAGGTCGCAGAGAGCTCTGGCTTTTCTGGTGGGGGGATGACCCCAGTTTTGCCGAACTTATCCACAATGAGCTCTCAA GTGAGGAGGATGGTGAGTGGGAGAGCGGCCTGTCCTATGAGTGTCGAACGCTCCTGTTCAAAGCCATCCACAACCTGTTGGAACGCTGTCTCATGAACCGTGGTTTTGTTCGCATCGGCAAGTGGTTTGTTAAGCCGTAccagaaggaggagaagacgATTAATAAAAG CGAGCACCTCTCTTGTGCATTCACCTTCTTCGTACATGGCGACAGCAACGTGTGCACAAGTGTGGAGATCGCTCAACATCAGCCTCTTCAGCGGCTGAGCGAGGAGCATCTCAGCCTCGCCCAGCAGAGCTCCAGCCCCTTGCAAG TCATCCTGAGCCCATACGGCTTAAATGGGACCCTCACCGGCCAGGCTTTTAAGATGTCAGATCACCCCACTCAGAAGCTCATCGAAGAGTGGAGGCAGTTTTATCCCATCAGTCCCACTCCCAAGGAGGTCCAGGAAGACAAGATGGAGGACACTGACTGGGAGGACGACTCCCTGGCAGCCGTGGAGGTCCTTGTCG CGGGAGTAAGGATGGTTTACCCTTCCTGCCTGGTGCTTCTCCCCCTGTCGGACCTACCTGCTGTGGTCCTTCAGGGCTCAGCCAACACCTCAGGAAGCCTGTGTGGTGCTCAGCAGGGCCAGGTTGCTCACAGGGATCCTGCCATGTCCTCTGTCACTCTGACTCCTCCAACGTCACCAGAGGAGGCTCAGACTG ATAATCAGCCTGCCCAGAGGTGGCTGAAGTTGTCCTCTGCGTCAGATGGCTACAGCTCCAACAACACTCTTCACGGGGGTAAAATCCCTCGCAGGCTGGCCAGCCAGATGGTGGAGTCTGTGTGGCAGGAATATAACATAAACCGTACAGGGAACAA GAGGAAGTTTACTACCTTGACAAATGGGACCTGTGAGGAGGAGTCAGACAAGACTGGGCTTTGGGATTTTGTGGAGTCAACCCACAGGCCACATTGCAATTGCTCAAG aCATAAGAATCAGAAACAGCGATCCAGCAGCACCTCAGGACACCCGCCTTCATCAGGCCAGCCTGCCCAGCCGGCGCCCAAGCACAAGTTGGGCGAGAAGCTTGAGAAGGGGGAGAAGCAGCAGAAGAGGCCGCAGACGCCTTTTCACCACCGTAACTTTGTAAGCGAGGAGCAGTCCCTGGAGCCACAGACCCAGAGGCTTTGTTTAAGATCACAGGAGGAGAGCTCATATCCCAGCCTGCACCATGTGGACACAGCGACCCCCAAAGCCCCTACGCTGCACACACACGGCCCCTCTGCAGACCTCGTCGGATCCccgcctccccctcctctcagCCCACATCCCTGCGATCACGTCGAAGGTGACATGACTCCAGGTGGCATGAAGAATTCGTCCACGCCCATCCACCAACCGTTCTACCCGCCATCAGTGGAGCCATGTCTGCTTCCACAGAAGGGCTCATCTGAGGAGCCTCAGCTGGAGAACATGCCTTTGCCTCTGCCCTTCCCCCCAGCCTACAACGAAACCTTGGAACCCACTGTCTTTGTAGGTTCAGCCATCAACCCCAATGAAGACTCCACCCACAATCCCTGGAAGTATTTCAACCTGCCCAGGAAGAAGGCCTCCAACTTCCTCACACCCCAGCTACCTGTGGATAAAATGCGAGATGATTCTGGGGGAGGCGGAGGAACAGAAAGCGTAGTTTCTGTAACTGA GTTGATGTCAGGCTCCACGCAGCCCCTGAAGGTGTCCCAGGAGCTGGTCAAGGCTTACACCCAGCGGAGAAACAGCCATCTTGCCTCCGCCACAGGAGACAGAGAGTACAGTGAGGAGCCAGACCCTTATGCCTTCGTAGAGGGAGACGAGGAGTTCAGCTTCACAGAGAAGAAGGACAAGCctggagctgagagagagggCAACAAGAAACACAAG GTGGACGAAGGAACCGGAAGTTCAGCAGATG ATGGTCAAGGTCCATCAGGCAGCAAACCCTCAGCCTCGACCAGCCTCATCCATGAGAATGACTTGGCTGTGTCCTACAGCGACCTGGATAAAATCTTCAATTCGGATGAAGATGAACTTGCA CCCGGAGCGAAaagagctggagctggagcagagGACAAGTTTGTCTGTAAAGAAACTAAAACAGCCACGTTGGACCCCCTGTCTTGCATAA GTTCAGCAGACCTGCACCAGATGTTTCCAACCCCGCCCTCCCTGGAGCAGCAGGGTTACTCTCCCATGAACTCTGGGAGCAAGGATAGCCTGGAAGCAGGGGCAGGCCTCACCCTGCTGGATGGCAGCCAGCTCAACAGTCACTTCaagatggaggtggaggagggattCTGCAGCCCAAAGCCATCTGAAATAAAA GACTTTTCATTTGTGTACAAGCCGGAGACGTGTCAGTCGTTCATCGGCTGTTCAATGTACGCCCCTCTGAAGATGCTACCGAGCCAGTGTCTGTTGCCTATCAAACTGCCAGAAGACGGCGTGTACACGCGCAGCTGGACCCTGGGCAAAATGGAACTGATAACCCCAGTGACAAATGTCAATCTCCTCACCAAAGACAG TAACGTGCCCAGTGTGGAGCCAGATTACAGCCAGACCTACACGCCTCAGACCCACACGCCCTTCATGTCCAGCAGTGCTCCTCCCAGTAACGGCGGCACAGGCATCCTGCCCTCTCCAGCCACGCCACGCTTCTCTGTGCCCACCCCACGCACCCCACGCACTCCACGGACTCCCCGCGGCCCATCCAGCGTCCAGGGCTCGCTCAAGTATGACAACTCTGACCTTTACTCCCCGGCCTCCACGCCTTCCACCTGCCGACCCCTCAGCTCCGTGGAGCCAGCCACTGTACCCTCCATCCCCGAGGCCCACAGCCTCTACGTCACCCTCATCCTCTCCGAGTCAGTAATGAACCTCTACAAGGACTGCAACTTTGACAGTTGCTGCGTGTGCGTCTGCAACATGAACATCCGAGGGGCAGATGTAGGAGTGTACCTCAAGGACAACGGCGAGGCCCAGTACCCCTGCACTTGTGGCTTCAGTGCTGTCACCAATCGGCGCTTTGGCCAATCAGCCGGGCTCTTCCTGGAGGATGAATTGGATGTGGTAGGACGGGGCTCAGATGCGAGTCGGGACACAGAGCGGTGTTTCGAAGAGCTCCGAGCTTCCACAACACACAAGGCTGGCAGTCTGAAGGAGAAGCCTCCTGATGAGCTaatcctgctgctgcaggatcAGTGCACCAATCCATTCGCCCCAATGGCAGGCGTGGAGTACCCCAAGCCGAGCTCAGCCCCGAGTTCATTCCTGAGGGTCGAAGAGAGAGACTGTTATAATGACTGCTACATGGCGCTGGAGCATGGCAGGCAGTTCATGGACAATATGTCGGGAGGCAAAGTAGATGAAACACTAGTGAAAAGCACCTGTCTTCATCAGTGGCCcaaatgcaaat CAGCAGATATGAGCAAGCTATTCTCTCAGGACGTCCTGCGGGTGTTATTGTCCCTCCAGCCGGTGCTGCAGGACACCATTCAGAAAAAGAGGAGTGTTCGCTCCTGGGGTGTTCAGGGACCACTCACCTGGCAACAGTTCCACAAGATGGCTGGGAGGGGATCATACG GCACAGATGAGTCTCCTGAGCCTCTGCCCATCCCGACCTTTTTGGTCGGTTATGAGTATGACTTCGTGGTGCTCTCTCCTTTTGGCTTGCCCTACTGGGAGAAGCTTCTCCTGGATCCTTTTGGCTCCCAGAGAGATGTGGGATATGTCGTCATCTGCCCAGAAAATGAGGTTCTGCTTCGCGGGGCCAAGACCTTCTTCAAAGATCTGAGTGCTATGTATGAG GCATGCCAGCTTGGGCAACACAGGCCCATCTGTAAGAGTTACCAGGAGGGCGTTCTGAAGGTCGGCACCACAGAAGGCAGGAGCATGACAGAGCAGCCCCTTAGTGACTGGTTCCTTAAGATGGCTGCCAGAGACGGAAACAATGAAGCCTTTAATAAGCTCAAACTCTTTGCTCAAGTGTGCCGCTATGATCTAG CTCCATACCTGTCAGAGCAGTCTTTGGATAGCTCTCTATTGTCCCAGCGCAGCCCTACTGTGGCCTCCTCCTCCCAGACCTCCAGCTCTTCCAGCACCTCCTCAGGACCCCAGAGCACCAACACTACCAGTTCCAGCACCAGCTCTGCCCAGCCTGCCCAGGTCAACAGcacccctccctcttcctcctcaggcTCCCAGACCATCGGGGGAATGGCCTCGGCCAAGCCAAGCTCATACTCGCCGTTTGGGACAGCAGGCTTGCAGGGCAGCACATCTCAGAATGGACCCCAGTCAAACCCCCAGGGTGCAGGGGGGCTGGCAGAAAACGGCCCTTCAGCCAACCAGCCTCAAGGGCCCACTGAGACGCCAGAGAG CAcaatggagagagacaaagttgGTAAGCCAACAGACGGAGAGTCCCATGCTGTATCGTACCCACCCGCCATTGTGGTGTATATCGTCGACCCCTTCAGCTACGAAGACGCAGACAGAGAGGTCCACTCCAGCACCTACACACTAGGCCTGCTGCGCTGCTACATGGAGATGCTCCAGTTCCTGCCTGCTCGCATCAGAAACGCTGTCTCAGTACAG attgtTCCCTGCCAGTATCTGCTGCAGCCAGTGCACAGCGGGGAGCGTCACCTCTATGGCCAGCACCTCAAGTCGCTGGCTTTCTCTGTGTTCACACAGTGTCGTCGGCCTCTGCCCAACTCCACCAACTTCAAGGCTCTGACGGGCTTCGGCCCTGGTCTCGCCATTGACATGGCACTCAAGAACCCAGAG AGACCCGAGTGTCTGCGTCTGTATACGCCGCCCTTCATTTTGGCTCCAGTGAAAGACAAGCAGACGGAGCTCGGGGAGACTTTTGGCGAAGCATCCCAGAAGTATAACGTCCTGTTCGTCGGCTACTGTCTGTCCCATGACCAGCGCTGGTTGCTGGCCTCCTGCACCGACCAACACGGAGAACTGCTGGAGACCTGCATCATTAGTATTGATGTACCCAACAG GGCTCGCAGGAAAAAGGGTTCAGCCAGACGACTGGGTTTGCAAAAGCTGTGGGAGTGGTGTCTCGGCCTGGTGCAGGTGACATCGCTGCCATGGAGGGTGGTCATTGGACGGCTTGGTAGGATGGGCCACGGCGAGCTgagag ACTGGAGTATTCTGCTGAGCAGAAGGAACTTACAGTCCCTCAGCAAGCGTCTGAAGGAGACATGTAGGATGTGTGGCATCTCTGCTGCTGACACTCCCAGCATCCTTAGTGCCTGTCTGGTTGCCATGGAGCCCCAGGGTTCCTTTGTCATCAtgccag ACTCGGTCTCGACAGGCTCAGTGTTTGGTCGCAGCACCACGCTGAACATGCAGACGTCGCAGCTGAGCACTCCTCAGGACACATCCTGCACACACATCCTGGTGTTCCCCACCTCAGCCATGGTGCAGGTCAACACTAACACTTCAGAGCCCATTGACATCAACTTCAATCCCATAAATCCTG ATGGATCTGATGGAATGGGCATCTTTGACCTGTTCGACAACGACATGGTGGATCAAGACCTAATCAACATCTTGCCCAACTCCCCAACAACCTCCCCTGTTCACTCTCCTGGCTCCCACTACCACCAGGGGGGCGATGGAAGCAAG GGCCAGAGTACAGATCGTATGGAGTCCCACGAGGAGGCTCTGAACATCCTGCAGCAGCCGATGGCTCTAGGGTACTTTGTCTCCACAGCAAAGGCTGGACCACTGCCCGACTGGTTCTGGTCGGCCTGCCCTCAAGCCCAGAACCAGTGCCCACTGTTCCTCAAG GCCTCTCTGCACCTGCACGTGTCGTCTGTCCAATCAGATGAGCTTCTGCACAGTAAACACTCCCACCCACTGGACTCTAACCACACCTCTGATGTGCTCAG ATTTGTTCTAGAGCAATACAACGCCCTCTCCTGGCTGACATGCGACCCGGCGACCCAGGACCGGCGCTCCTGTCTGCCCGTTCACTTCGTGGTGCTCACCCAGATGTACAACTTTATCATGAACATGCTCTGA